Genomic window (Rhodococcoides fascians A25f):
GAAACCGTTGATCCCGATGCGTACTGTCATGCGAACCTCCCTAGTTTCGTGTGCTGGTCGTGTTGTGGAGGCACGCTGCGTCCAGCAGCGCCGACGCGCCCCTGACGGCGGCGTCCATCGGGTCCTGTGAGCCTTGGGCACGAGCTAGGACGTAACCACCCTGGATGACCGCACAAAGGGTTCGAGCCAGCTCGGAAGCCACGATCGAGGACGGGAGCTCCCCCGCGTCGATGGCCTCGGCGACGGTCCGCTCCCAACGCTCGAGCGCGACGTCGAACGCGCCGGAGACGATGCCGATCAGTTCCGTGTCCTCGACCACCTGCGGGTCCTGCGTCATCCGCCCCACCCGGCAGCCTCGCGTCCCGGGCCGTGGCTCAGCCAAGTACCTCTTCATCCGTTCCAGAGGCGAACCGTCTCCCTCCAATAGCGAAGGGCCGCTGATCATCTGTCGAGTCACCGCCGACAATGCCTCGACCGCGAGTCCGTGCTTGCCGTCGAAGTGGTGGTACATGCTGCCCTGTCCGACACCGGCACGGGCCATCACGTCGCGAGGGCTGGTAGCGGCGTACCCCCGCTCCCATAACAGCTCGGTCATCGCATTGGTCAATTCGTCTCTGGCGCTCATCGATGTCAGTGTAACAACTAGTATGTACGTGGTGTGTAATACCGGCGAGGAGGAGAGTCTCGGTGGCCTCGGCTACTTCGACCTGTCCGTCAAGCTTCAGACCCGACAGGGTCTCTGCCGCAACGACAATTTGCAGTACATCGCACTTCAAGGACATGACCATCGAGACCAGTATGCGGACGAATTTCGTCGATCCAACGCCGTAATTATTTTCGCGAAACCGCCTTCAGGAGGTATCGGCGAGCACGCGACTACCTCAAGAGCCGACTCGAGGATGTGAACGACAACGGCACTGCGCGCGTAGCCGCCGGGACCTCAGCGGCCAACCGGAGCACCTCAACCTTGCCGCTGTCCAGCCCTGCGGGTGGGTAAGGATGAAAGCGTCGGGTGCAGTGAGAACCCCGCCGCTGCAAGCGCTCGCGTCGCCACTCCTCGCGTGATCGCGTCACGCACCATCTCGTAACGCCCGGTCAAGGGCGCTGCCGCCTCCAGCGTGGCTACCTCATCCCGGCTCACTTCGACGTCATATCCACAGGTGCTCATTAGACGGAGATTCCGCCAATTGGTCACAGTCAGATACGTCGCGTTACCGGTAAATGTCGTTACCAATCAAAGGCTCATGTAGGTCAGCGGTTTAGCGAGCGCGCCTGACTATCCGAGAAGAACCGGAAGCGACTGGAGACCGCGGAAAACGATGCTTTCACGCCAGCCAGCTGTGTCGTCTGCGTTCTGCAGTCGGATCGAGGGGTATGCCTCGAGCAGCTTCTTGAGGGCGATGTGGGCTTCGAGGCGGGCCAGTGGTGCACCGATGCAGTGGTGGATCCCATGGCCGAAAGCGAGACTGCCGCGAACAGCGCGACTTGGGTCGAAGGTGTCGGGGGAGGCGAACTTGGCGGGGTCACGGTTGGCAGCGGCGAGGCTGATCATGATGATGTCGCCGGCGTGAATAACGGTGCCCTCGATGTCGATATCGATACTTGCTTGACGGAGAGTCGTTGTCGGCAGCGGAGGTTCGATACGCAGAGATTCCTCGATGACGTCTCGGAGTTGGCTTTGTCCGGCCTGAAGGTGCGTCAGGGCTTCGCGGTTGTGCAGAAGGAGGTGTGTGGTGTTCGCGATCAAGTTGACGGTAGTCTCGTGGCCCGCGATCAGCAGTAGTGCCACCGTGGACATTGCCTCGCGCATTGAGAGCTGTTTGGAGCGGTTCGCCGTCATCAGGAGGGATAACACATCATCTGTTGGGTTCCGCCGACGTTTGCGCATCAACGGATAGATGATTTTGGCGAGTGTAAGTGCCGCGCGTCGAAGGTCATCAGGGTCGGCGACGATTACGTCGGACAGAACGCGTGAGGCCTCTCCGATGTCATGCATGTGCCGGTCGGGTACTCCGAGGATGTGGCAGATGACCTGCACGGGCAATGGAAAAGCATAGGCGCTCACGAGATCAACTGGGCCCGTCCGTACTTCGGTATCCAGGTTCCGAATTAGCTCGTCTGCATAGTGCTCGATCGTGGGCTTGAGTACCCTCAACGCTGCAGGGGAGAACGCACTCTGCACGACGCCACGCAACCTGGTGTGCTCCGGCGGTTCCGCGGCGAGCATATGACTGACCATCCACGGTGACGTACGTTCCCGCAGCCACGAGCGCAGCCGAGCCGACAGCTCACGCGGCTGCGCGTTCGGATCTGCGCCGGCCATAGTGTCCTGGGTCTTCACGACAGACCGGTCATTGAGTAGGCGGCGCGCAACGTCGTAGTCGGTGATCATCCATCCGCTGACTCCCGAGGGAGATGTAAACCTGTGCAGGGGACCGTCATTGCGCAGTTCCCGATAGAGATGCTGCGGTTCTTGAAAAAATGCGTTGTCGAAAGTGACGTGCTGCGGCATCGGCGTGGTCGTCCGTTCTGGTCGGGCTGCCTTGCGAGTCATCGGACTGAGGTGACCCATGGCACAGGGTGAGATACTGCTGGCTTCATGCTGTTGTGTGGGTGACCGTCGGGGTCCCAACGGGAGGTTAGATCGTGACAAACAACCAGGCAAACGGTCCGAAATGGCTACTGATCGAAGCGTTCGACGAGACCGCAGATCCGACGATCGTGTCCGAGGGCACTAACCCCAAGCCCTTTATGAAGCTTGGCGGCATGTTCAAGACACCGGAACGCCGCAAAGAAATCCGCAGTGTGATCGACGGTCTTCGTAGGACGAAGGAGCCCCTCGATGTTGTGCTTGGCGACCGACGAATTATCGCCCATCCACTTCTTCTCGAAGGCCGCCTGCACGCAGCATGGCTGCTGGCCGGGCCGTCGACCATGGAGGTCCCACCTCACAACGACGCTGGAGCCTGGATCATCGACCTGACGACCTATACCGCGCTGGGCAGCCAGGAGTGGGCCGAGATGGCTGACCTACCACCCGAACACCGCGGACAGGAACGCAACATCGGAGCAATGTTCGACCAAGTCGTGATGAAGGACGGTGGCGAATCGCGCGCCCTGAGCCTGATCGAGACGAAAACAGTTGGAGCCGGTTACCAAGGCGACTGGATCGTCGAACGTCGCGACGGTTCGCAGTGGCGTGCACATTTCTCGTTGCGGATTCTCGACGTCAAACGGCATGGAGAGGTCCACCGGTGCTCTGTTGGAGTCAGCCAGAACCTCGGTAATGTCGTACAGGACGGGCCCCAGTCGTTGATGCTTCTCGAAGGCCACTACCTGCGCATGGCCCGCGCTGAAGGCGAGCACGCAGCCATTGTCAGCTCACGGACCCTGAACTTCATTCGTTGGGTCACAGCCGCTTCGGATCGCCTCGCATGGAAGGGCGTAGACGATGAGCCAACTCCCGGCATTCACCCGGACGATCTAAGCGAAGCGATACTGCTGATGCGACGGGCGGAGAGTCTGGGCCGCAGCGAAGGCCAGATTCGCATGATGGGTGTCGACGGCGCCTATCTACCGTGTGAATTGGTCATCGAACCTGTGGCCCTGGACGGCGAGGTTCGCGCGGCCTTCGTACTGCTGCGCCATCAGGTGTAGACAGCTACCTGACCGGGCGGTAACATCTCACGACGCGCCCCCACCAGGGGATCTCCCCGCTCCCGCTTGTCGGGACGGCTGCACATGCGCAAAGGCCTATTTTTTGCTGTGCAGATTCGGGGAATCGATGGTTGGTCGGGTTTTAGGGCGCAACGCCAGGCGGTCGCCGGCGCGTTCTCGCGTATGCCGCATTCACTTCGTCGACCGTGCATCCGAGTGCTTCAGCCAGCCTTTGCGCCGTGTCTGGCTTCAACCGTGCCTCCGCTCGTTCGAGCGCGCCCAGCGCGGTAGTCGACATCCCCACCTTCTGGGCGAGCCGAGGCTGCGTCATCCCAGCCAGCACCCGAAGGTCGCCCAGATAGCGGTCATCCTCGTCCAGCACGACGAACTCACGAATCGAAATAGACAGCGCCTCAGCAACTTTGAGCAACGTATCCACCTGCGGAGTAGCGCTGCCGGTTTCCCATGCGTACACCGCTCCAAC
Coding sequences:
- a CDS encoding TetR/AcrR family transcriptional regulator yields the protein MSARDELTNAMTELLWERGYAATSPRDVMARAGVGQGSMYHHFDGKHGLAVEALSAVTRQMISGPSLLEGDGSPLERMKRYLAEPRPGTRGCRVGRMTQDPQVVEDTELIGIVSGAFDVALERWERTVAEAIDAGELPSSIVASELARTLCAVIQGGYVLARAQGSQDPMDAAVRGASALLDAACLHNTTSTRN
- a CDS encoding cytochrome P450 family protein; translation: MTRKAARPERTTTPMPQHVTFDNAFFQEPQHLYRELRNDGPLHRFTSPSGVSGWMITDYDVARRLLNDRSVVKTQDTMAGADPNAQPRELSARLRSWLRERTSPWMVSHMLAAEPPEHTRLRGVVQSAFSPAALRVLKPTIEHYADELIRNLDTEVRTGPVDLVSAYAFPLPVQVICHILGVPDRHMHDIGEASRVLSDVIVADPDDLRRAALTLAKIIYPLMRKRRRNPTDDVLSLLMTANRSKQLSMREAMSTVALLLIAGHETTVNLIANTTHLLLHNREALTHLQAGQSQLRDVIEESLRIEPPLPTTTLRQASIDIDIEGTVIHAGDIIMISLAAANRDPAKFASPDTFDPSRAVRGSLAFGHGIHHCIGAPLARLEAHIALKKLLEAYPSIRLQNADDTAGWRESIVFRGLQSLPVLLG
- a CDS encoding GAF domain-containing protein, translated to MTNNQANGPKWLLIEAFDETADPTIVSEGTNPKPFMKLGGMFKTPERRKEIRSVIDGLRRTKEPLDVVLGDRRIIAHPLLLEGRLHAAWLLAGPSTMEVPPHNDAGAWIIDLTTYTALGSQEWAEMADLPPEHRGQERNIGAMFDQVVMKDGGESRALSLIETKTVGAGYQGDWIVERRDGSQWRAHFSLRILDVKRHGEVHRCSVGVSQNLGNVVQDGPQSLMLLEGHYLRMARAEGEHAAIVSSRTLNFIRWVTAASDRLAWKGVDDEPTPGIHPDDLSEAILLMRRAESLGRSEGQIRMMGVDGAYLPCELVIEPVALDGEVRAAFVLLRHQV
- a CDS encoding helix-turn-helix transcriptional regulator; this encodes MSRRILRGFSRSALVQHREDAGYSRADLARLADISVGAVYAWETGSATPQVDTLLKVAEALSISIREFVVLDEDDRYLGDLRVLAGMTQPRLAQKVGMSTTALGALERAEARLKPDTAQRLAEALGCTVDEVNAAYARTRRRPPGVAP